Below is a window of Candidatus Dadabacteria bacterium DNA.
AAAATCATACGAGGTTTTCGCCACCGTGATGGCTGGTCAAGTCGCGATGGCCACAAACGCAAGTCAAAGCCTTGTTCGTAGGGATGACCACTGACACCACGCCATCGTTCTGCAAAACGCGCAGCGTAGCAGTTGTCGCAACCACGCGTGATTTTGGTGCAACCCGTAACCGGATTCCATGTCGCGTCAGTCCACTCGATATCAGATCTGTCGGCCATGTTACAATCCCATGCTGAGTAATTCTTGCCTTTGCCAATGTGTTGCCGTAAATATACCTGCTTTTCCATTCATTCCCCTGATCACTTCATTCTTGGACGCCGAAGAGAACCTCAAATTCCTTTCACTCATTTTATTTATCAAGCAAACTCCTAATGTACTTTTTTCAGTCTGGAACAGTGAACGTCGTAATTCTCCAGGACCCAATCAGGCATTGAATATGAAGAAGCCATAGAAGAGATGGAGAAGGACATTCCCCTGCGAAGAATAGGTACACCCGAAGAACTGGCCGCCCTAGCCTGCTTTCTTGCTTCTGAGAAAGCAAGTTACATGACTGGAACTACTATCCAAGTTGATGGAGGATTGTTGAAGGGGCTGTTTTAAAAACTTGTGGGACTATATCGTTTTTTAAGGTATAATGGCATTTTCATTACAAGAGGGTTGGTCCTAAATCATGCCACGAAGTTCTGAACAAGCAGTACTGCTTACGCATTCTCCCGACCGCCCGGGTCTTCTCCGCGCAATAATCGATTTCATATCTAAGTATGGCGGTAACATATATGAAATGCAGCATTGCATGGACATGGATGATAAGGTCACCTTTGTTCGTGTGAAGTGGGAAATGGAGAAATTTTCCATTCCCAAAGAGGAATTCTCCGAACGTTTCCAAGAGGAAGTAGCTTCAGAATTCGATATAAAATTCGACATATTCTTCACCGGGAGAGTGTTGCGCATGGCGGTTTTCGTCTCAAAACTCCCACATTGTCTCTCCGATATCATATACAGGCTAAGGGTCAGGGAGTGGAATGTGGAAGTTCCCCTCATTATAAGCAATCATCTTAACCTCAAGCCCGTTGCTGACCGCTACGGCATGGATTTTTATGTGTTCAACGATGTGGAAAATAACAAAGAGGGAGTGGAAGCCAGTCAGCTTGAGCTTCTCAAGGACTATAAAGTGGATTTCATAGTGCTTGCCAGGTACATGCAGATACTTAGCGAGGATTTTGTCTCACACTACAGAAACAGGATAATCAACATTCACCATTCCTTCCTTCCCGCCTTTCCAGGAGCACGTCCCTATCACAACGCCTACAAAAGAGGTGTCAAGATCGTTGGGGCAACGAGTCATTACGTAACCGAGGATTTGGATTCCGGACCCATAATAGAGCAGGATGTAATACGGGTAAACTACAACGATTCCATAGACGACCTAGTGAGAAAGGGAGAGGATCTGGAGAAACAGGTTCTTTCAAAAGCAATCTGGTCTCACATCAACAGAGAAATTCTGATATACAAAAACAGAACAATAATGTTCAATAAATGACCCTCTAAACTTCCTGGAGCTTTGAAGCACCCGAAGCTCGAGAAGATGAATTCCACCCAGTCGTTTCTCCGTTACCTGCTTATTCATTATCTTCTTCCTTATCCCGCCTGAAAAGAGACCTTATCCTGTTGTAGTCGTATTCTTCTGAGCTCTCCGCTTTCTTTTCCGCAGATTCCACTACCATCATCTTCAATCCCCTGAGCACCTCGTCTTTGGACATGGTTGGCTTGACCTTGAATGAAATTTCTCCCAGGGGAGTGTTCCTGATTTTTATGCCGGATGGAATCTCGAATTCCTTGCGCTCATTGTATTTGTCAAGCACCCTGCTCATGTACTCTTTCCAGACTGGAACCGCGGACAGGGATCCTGCTTCTTTGTCTCCAAGCGAGGTGTTATCGTCCTTTCCAACCCACACCCCCGCGACAACCATGGGACTGTATCCTATGAACCACGCATCCGTATAATCATTTGTGGTCCCTGTCTTGCCTGCGACTCTTGCCTTGGAATTAAGTGAATTGGCGAGCAGTCCCGTCCCCTCCGATACAACCGCTTCCATCATGTCCGTCATTATATATGCCGTCTCGGGGCTTATAACCCTCTTAAACTCTTCCGTATTGCCAAAATAATGGATGGGAACTTTCTTGATGAAAAACCCGAATTCCCCCGCGGTAACGAACTCTCTTTGATCTTCGGCCAAAAGCCCTAAAAACTGCGACCTGCTCTCGCTAGGCTGCGGCGAAAGACGCTCCTGATAATGCCATTCCCCCGACTCCTCACCCTGCTTAAGTCTCCTCTCGTACCGCAGATACACCTCCCCGGTGTTATCCTCAATCAGGCTTCCGTTCCTGTCATAGATCCTGAGTATGAAATTCGGTTTCCTGTATATCCCGGAATTTGCGAAAACAGAATATGCC
It encodes the following:
- the purU gene encoding formyltetrahydrofolate deformylase, with the translated sequence MPRSSEQAVLLTHSPDRPGLLRAIIDFISKYGGNIYEMQHCMDMDDKVTFVRVKWEMEKFSIPKEEFSERFQEEVASEFDIKFDIFFTGRVLRMAVFVSKLPHCLSDIIYRLRVREWNVEVPLIISNHLNLKPVADRYGMDFYVFNDVENNKEGVEASQLELLKDYKVDFIVLARYMQILSEDFVSHYRNRIINIHHSFLPAFPGARPYHNAYKRGVKIVGATSHYVTEDLDSGPIIEQDVIRVNYNDSIDDLVRKGEDLEKQVLSKAIWSHINREILIYKNRTIMFNK